A window of Terriglobus sp. RCC_193 contains these coding sequences:
- a CDS encoding carbohydrate porin, protein MFPHSDDAPWFVAGQFNSILQGLPAFHSPYEGTNSLRARGEYKVSMVGTLFLGLQPWQMLGKHGTAVKRYNTDMILDVESTGGRGISQALGLAGFTNLDVVRNPNLGSKPYIARVEIHQTIGFTNEMTKNQRGPYALATEVPVRRLELRVGKMSSPDVFDINSVLSDSHLQFTNWSVDNNGAWDYAADTRGYTYGVTAEYQDRDWAVRYGLMLMPTVANGIDLDWSVKRSRGQNMETELRHGWLPGHDGVQRVLAFVNNAHMGSYREAVAAFQNGTDSTPDITKHEHVSAVKYGFGYNFEQSVTSNLMVAGRFGWNDGKTESYAYTEIEQTVTLGASYSGSQWGRSMDKAGLAFSSNAIKRDHQQYLAAGGLGFILGDGALRYGRENIVEAYYNAHAWRGMCFAPGLSHINNPGYNRDRGPVWVPSFRAHVDF, encoded by the coding sequence ATGTTTCCGCATTCTGACGATGCCCCCTGGTTTGTAGCAGGGCAGTTCAACAGCATTCTGCAGGGGCTTCCTGCATTTCATTCACCGTATGAAGGTACGAACAGCCTGCGGGCGCGCGGTGAATACAAGGTTTCGATGGTGGGCACGCTGTTTCTGGGACTGCAGCCCTGGCAGATGCTTGGAAAGCATGGAACAGCTGTGAAACGCTACAACACCGATATGATTCTGGATGTGGAATCAACTGGCGGGCGCGGTATCAGCCAGGCGCTGGGACTTGCCGGCTTTACAAACCTGGATGTGGTGCGTAATCCGAATCTGGGATCGAAGCCGTACATCGCGCGTGTTGAGATACACCAGACTATCGGCTTCACGAACGAAATGACGAAGAACCAGCGCGGACCGTATGCCTTGGCCACTGAAGTGCCAGTGCGGCGGTTGGAACTGCGCGTGGGAAAGATGTCGTCACCAGATGTGTTCGATATCAACAGTGTGCTGAGTGATAGTCATCTGCAGTTCACGAACTGGAGCGTTGATAACAACGGTGCGTGGGATTATGCAGCGGATACGCGTGGCTATACCTATGGCGTGACTGCCGAGTATCAGGATCGCGACTGGGCTGTGCGGTACGGGTTGATGCTGATGCCTACCGTGGCTAATGGTATTGACCTGGACTGGAGCGTGAAGCGCAGCCGCGGTCAGAACATGGAAACGGAGTTACGCCACGGATGGCTGCCGGGACATGATGGTGTGCAGCGCGTGCTGGCCTTTGTAAACAATGCGCACATGGGAAGTTATCGCGAGGCGGTTGCAGCATTTCAGAATGGCACAGACAGCACGCCAGACATCACGAAGCATGAGCACGTTAGCGCAGTGAAATATGGCTTTGGTTATAACTTCGAGCAATCGGTCACCAGCAACCTGATGGTAGCGGGACGCTTCGGATGGAACGATGGTAAGACGGAATCATATGCCTACACCGAGATAGAACAGACAGTGACGCTGGGCGCGAGTTACAGCGGAAGCCAGTGGGGACGCTCGATGGATAAAGCCGGTCTCGCGTTCAGTTCCAATGCGATCAAGCGCGATCATCAGCAGTATCTGGCTGCCGGTGGTCTGGGCTTCATCCTGGGTGATGGAGCGCTGCGTTATGGCAGGGAGAATATCGTGGAGGCTTACTACAACGCGCACGCGTGGCGAGGCATGTGCTTTGCGCCAGGACTCTCCCACATCAATAACCCCGGGTACAACCGCGACCGTGGACCGGTCTGGGTGCCATCGTTCCGTGCGCATGTTGATTTTTAA